The genomic segment CAGTGCTGGGACTGAACCCATTCATGAGCCCCAGTAACTTTCCCGGCAGGGCTACGAGCCGACCGTGTATTATCCTAAGCGGCCCAGTAAAGCGCTGTTTGAAGGGCTGACGACTCAGTGCCAGAAGATGGACATTCCCTTTCTCTCGGAGTTTCCATTGGAGGTAGGATGCATTGCTGGCAGTagcccctgtaagctgagcacttgggcagccacccaggagagattcaggtgccacccagctgattagcagagcgctcacagtcGGCAGTGTATGTTTCTGTAGGTGTTGCATAtccatacatgcctcagtgcacatgaaatttattacacccatggagggaaaaaatgagagggaatgcTGGTTGCTGTTAGAACTAGAACCTCCAGCATCCTTCCTTGCTGTCTGTGTACCTTTCATGTCTTCAGTTATATGCGCTGTGCAAAATAGGGAAGGGGACTTCTGCGTCAGATACAGAGCAAGAGTCCATTTCCCCGTCTGACAAAACAGAGACAATCCTGGATGGATTCATAGATTAGATTCTGAAGCCAGAAGGGCCTGTTAGTTTGCCTTCCCGTAGTGAGGTTTAATAAGTCATCTGGGccgagtgctttgagatctgcaggAAGGAGCAGTGAGGCACTAAAGGGGAAAGGTTGCAGGGGGGAAGTGTCTTTTGGTGCTGGGTCATACCAATGTAGCATCGGAGTTTGACCACAAGCCAGTGCAGTACCTGGAGGTTCCACTGagttttgtacagcaccaagcccCCTGGGGAGCAGCTTCATTACTGAggctcccaggagccagtgcACTGCAAATTAATCCAGTTCAAGTGGAAATGAGCAACATGGAGGTATTACTTCTGTATCGGCCTCTCTGGTGCTTCTTGCCACAATACCGAGGCGACCCCAGTGTGAGATGACAAATTTGCCCATGCTGCTGCTTAATTGGCTGGAGAATAGGAGGTGTTTCTGAATGACTGCGCTGTAGTCTgctgttacactggtgtaaatcaggagtcgCTCTCCTGAAGGCTGGGGGCTTGGACTGACGTAGCCTGTTCTCCTCCTGTAATGATACCGGGCCTGAATCCCCTCTCCTCGATGCCAGTCTAACTCCAGGGGAGTGACTCCTGCTTTCTACACAGATGAGAGCAGAGTAAGTCCCTTTGTACCAAGCTAAGCGTGGATTTACCTTTCCTGAGCTCAGCTGTCCCAATGTAAATCCTTGGTTACTCTGGATTTGTGGCAACCTGAGTCCAGGGTCTGGCCCAGTTTGGAGATGCTGGGACTGGAGGATTTTCTTTGGCCCTAGATGTAGCCTGGAGTATGCGTATGGTGGGAAGGATCCTTCTGGTGTAACAGCCTGACCCCATTTGCCTGCAGGCCATGCTGATCGACGAGCTATATGGCCTGGTGGTGGATGCCATTTTCGGGTTCAGCTTCAAGGGAGCTGTGCGGGAGCCTTTTggcagcatcctcaggaccttgGAGGAAGTCACCATCCCCATCGCCAGCATCGACATCCCATCCGGTGCGTTTCATCCCTTCTGGCACTGAGTGTACTGGTTGGCCTCCATCCacttttctccctggatctgtTCTCCATGTCAGCCGAGTTCTTGTGTTCTTCCTGGGCCTCTAAGGTCCTAGTGACATGCtgagcctggcagggctggcactggtcAGTACAACAGCAGAACTGCTGGTTCAGCCCAGGTTTCTGCTGCAAAGATTTGTACTACCTTGGTAAACTCACTGAGCCACCCAAATCCTTGTCCCCATCTGGGGAACTGCGGCTTCAGGGGAAGGTAATTTTCTCTGCTGCAGTAATAATGTACTTGCTCAAGGTGCAGGGAAAATGAGAAATCCTTCCTGTcggcactgcagaaagggatgtgggggtcatagtgaaccacaagctaaatatgagtcagcagggTGATGCTGtcgcaaaaaaaagcaaacgtgattctgggatgcattaataggagtgtcgtgagcaagacatgggaaatcagcgctcattaggcctcaatagGTTTATTGTGTCCTATTCGGGGcacacgtttcaagaaagatgtggagaagttggagaaggtccagagaagaagcAACAAgtatgattaaaggtcaagagaacataagctatgaggaaaattgaaagaactggggttgtttagtttggaaaagaggggaCACGATAATGGCTTAcaggtacctaaaagagtgttacaaggaggagggagaaaaattgctctttggcctctgaggataggacaagaagcaatgggcttaaactgcagcaagggaggcttaggttggacattagggaaaactttctgtcagggtggttaaacaccagaataaattacctagggaggttgtggaatcgccatcattGGAGATAAAGACCAGGTTGGACAGACACCTATCATGGATGATCGAGATGATCCTTGGTCCTGGTGTGaaggcaggggaccggactcaatgacctctcgaggtcccttccagttctagtgttctacgaccCTTGCTGGcttgtgccctgaagcatgagcatTGTTTGAGATTCCTTAGGGACAGATGTTAGTGCTTATGTAAGGCTAATTAGCCCTTGAAAATAATCCAAACCCCCTCCAACAAGTGAACTCACAAGCTGGTTCTGTGCTGCATCCGCTGGCATTTGCTTTGGCGACTCTAGTTAATCGCATAAGGTTACTGTGCTGAACTGGAACTCAGGAGAGAGGATGCTGAGGCCCAGCTtcatgtgacctggggcagatctctcttggctatgtctacattagccccagaaGTTCAAAAAGGGCATGATAATGAATGtaattgaaatatgctaatgaggcatattagcataatggcagccatggcacttcagaagtgccactttcaatcgtgcactgctcgtctacacggggtccttctTGAAAggttatttggttataggaataaggggatttcaaagtgcacagggtctttttgaaaaggaccccaggtagatgagccatgcgcaattgaaaatggcacttttgaagtgctgtggcacctgttatgctaatgagatgctgaatattcatggtggtgcctcattagcatcttttgattaggttcattatcacacccctttcgaagttctggagctagtgtaggcatagcctttgtCTCAAATCCCCAGCTATAAAATAGGGGTATATATTTGTTTTCTCCCCATGCTCTTCTCTCTCATCTGTTTAGTGTGTCACATTTTTGGGACTGTCTTTCCCTGTGTTCGTGCAGCACCCTGCACAGCGAGGCCCTGATTTCAGCTGGCGTTTTGAGGTGCTCTTGTAGTACACAGAAGAGACAGGGAGTTGTTATACCCGTGTAGATTGGTGTGACAGAATTGACCTGGCATATTCAGTGGGGAACTATTAATGCTTTTTATGATTTGTGCTAGGGGAGGGACTTGGCCTGGCATGGGATTTATTTGGCTCTACCAATCTCCCGTCTCCCCCACTGTTTTCTTTCAGGCTGGGATGTGGAGAAAGGCAACCCTGACAGCATCCAACCTGACATGCTCATTTCTCTCACCGCACCCAAGAAGGCTGCGCAGCATTTTACTGGCCGCTACCACTTCCTGGGCGGCAGGTTTGTGCCAATGGCTCTGCAGAAGAAATACTCACTTAACCTGCCACCGTACCCGGAGACTGACTGCGTCCTGCAGCTGCCCTAGGGGGTGAGGCAGAATGGGCAAAGCAGTCGGCAGTATGCAAATGTGAAGGAGAGCGTGATGTGATTGTGAAGCAGAAATGAGCCCTGCTCAGTGTAACTGAATCAAGaaggcattgggggtggggggggtgtgtgttgCTAGGTGGTAGGGGAGGGCCTGAGTCTAAAAAGTGCCCTTTGCCTTGCTCTgattgcaggggtgggggtgatcAGCACATCGAGGAATCCCCGGTATAGCTCTGCCTGGCAGGCATAGGGGTGCTGGGGATTGTGTTGGGTcattgcagccagtgggaggcTTTGCATGGATTGTTGGATCAGAACCGAAGGGTTAAAGTTCAttcaggtgggggagggatgttgGGAGTTGCACATGAGACTGGAAGTGGAGGCCTCCTACCAGCTCTGTTTAATACCTCACACGGCAGGGCTTGGGGGCCGCAGGCATCACAGATGTGGCTGGCCCTGATGTGTATATAAAATCAGCCTTTGCTTTTCTCTGCAATAAAAGATTTATTGACATTAAAAATCTCTCAGAAAGGGcctttccttccctctcctcccatccATTCCTGTGCAACCGCCCTAGGCTGCAGATGTGGTGGGGGAAATCCTGGTCCCATGGAATCAACAAGCAGAACTCCCCCCGAGCTCACAGCAGCTGCAACCCTGGGTGGGCAGCAGCACCCAAACGGGATTTCTAAACCTGGAGAAAGGAGTCATTCAAGAACAGCTGATTCCCTGGCAAGGGGGAGTTGTGATCCATGCCACCAGTGGGATTTTTAGTCTCTTTGCTCCGCCTTGTGCAGGGTCAAAGGTTAATCTATACAGCATGTTACTGTGTAGCAGGCCAGGGTATGACACTGCTGCAATGCACTGAAATCTCAGAGCACATCCTGGCTTAGTGAGGTAATaacctgctgtgtagacaagccctgagtgtaTCTGCTTCCTGGGGTAAGTGTCAGTTTCaagccaggctccagcagcaTCAGGGCTTCTTCAGGattaggtggtggtggggaaaagcCCATTCCAGGTACACACTCCACAGTGGATCTTTCCAAGGAGCCAGAGCCacatctttcctggcacacactcgtgtgcagagcagccagccccacgggCGAGCATCAGGGGAAGTGGGCTGCAGAGCTGTTCCTGCCCGAAGGGGAagaggccctgcagcagcagataGGTGTGGTGGGGCTGTAGCAACACTGAGGGCGGCACCTCACTCAAAGTCTGAGGCCTTGTTCACTGCACCTGCCTCTTTCTCGCTTTCTTCTTTTTGGTCCTTTTCCCAGGGCCATCCCGGGCTGTCCCGCTCTCAGGCTGCTCCACTGCCCCCATCAGCTGCTGCTCCCTTGAATCCAGCAACCGGCTCTCACAACcctctttcttctttttcctcttcttcccGGCCTGCTTCTCTTCCCCTGCTGGGTCTGGGCTCCCCTGAGCCTCAGCACAACCCGCCCTCCATGGGGATCTCTTCCACTTTttcttcttggtcttcctctcaGCCGGGCTGCTACTTTCCAGGCCTGAAGCCTCCAACGTGGCCTCCTGTTGATGCTCTGGGGTGCGGCCTCTCTGCTCCTGGCCATACTTAGCCAGGAAGGCTCGCTCTTGCTCTTCCAGTCGAGCCAGCTTGGCACTCATGGTCAGACCATGACGGGCTCCCCTGGGCAGAACACAAGGATAGGTAGGGTTAGCAACAGCAAAGGAGAGATCATGCCTCAGCCTGGGAGACCCGTCATTGTCCTCTCAGAAGTCATTCCTGAAAGGCATCTTCTCTGCTTCCGCTACAGCTGCATCCAACAGGAGGATTGTGGCTGGTGTCTCAGGATGCTGGGGACTAGCCAGCTTTCTGGTGCccgtggcagccagctggggtgtgtggaACAGCCCCACAACTTTCCACTTCCTGAACTGGGCTCCAgttccctcccacctctccatAACTCCTGGGTCCGAGGATGTGTCCTGGACACAACGCTATGCCTGGAGGCGGGGCAGACTGTCTCCAGCTTGCAGAATGGAGGGGAAGCAGAAAGTCTAGGGATCAATGGTGCTCAGTGATGGGTACAGATTCCAAGCATCAGGGGAGTCAGAACAGGTCTTGCTGGGGGGACTTCTCattagcagggagctggggcagtaTGCCACTGGGGGCAGAAAATAAAGTCTGAATTCAGCCCCATCACATCTGGGGACAGGTCCCTGGAACCAAACaacctccccgccagccccaggaTGCTACAGTCCTGGAGCTGTGAGCTACAAGAAAGGCAGTTCATTCAGTGGGACTCCCGCAGCCGTGCAGGCACCAGGGCTGTGAGGGACCCTGGAAGCACCTCCAGAGACAGTACCAGCCACATTGTCCTGCCCACTTACTTGTGCGCCGTGCGGCCACCGCAGGCTCGGACCAGCTCCTCGTCCGTCAGCCTGGGGAGAGAAACAAGGCAGTTTAGTGCAAGGCCTCACGGGGTGATGACAGCTCGAGGGTCGTGCTCTGCAGTGCTTCCGTCGGCCACGCTGGATACCCAAAGGAAGAGGAACCTAGGACCCCGCCACCTGCGATGTGCATAAGGCCGTGGAGGGGGAAATTCCATCGGGAAAGTCAGGCGTTTCCAGGCTTACTGATGTTTCGCCCACAGATGCCAGAGACCATCCCCTAGGAACCAATCGGACGTGGCTTGCAAGACTGTTCTGCTGGGTGtccttgagcaagtcatttagtctccctgtgcctcagttttcccatctgtaaaatgggggtctgcacttcaccccccgcccccgactgGGGAACCTGGATGGGGCCCTTATGCCTCTAGGCCACCAATTTCCCACTTCAcccatggcagctgcagccaattGGCCACAAGCAGCAGGACACAGCATGGGATATCCTTGCcatctccagcccccatggcaATCACACACATATGCCTGCCCAGGCCCTTCAGGCCTGGATGAATTACttagaggctggctggggagtgggtcAGGGCCCCGCACTGCAGCTGCCacgagaacagggctggggtaaGCAGAGCGCGCTCCCAAGTGCTGCTCTAGTCAGGGGACCACGCTGTGCCCTACCCTGCCCCTAGGCAGGGACAGTTGCTCATCTCCACCTCTTGGTGCTCGCCAgtcccagccaggagggggagcaCTGGCTGTCCCACTTGTAGGGTACCACCAAGAACCGCTGCAGAAATGGTTCATTCCCTGGGCCATCCTTATGTACTGCAGGGGACAGACCATGGGCTCTAGGACAACAGAGAATCAGGCCATGGAGTAGGACTACCCCCCATCCCAACCTCCTGGTGGTACAGTCTGTTCACACAGGATCTGGCCCTCTGAGCAGAGATGTGTCCCGTGGCAGGGCCTTTATCACATGCCCCAGCACAGTGGCTCAGAACAGCCGCTTGCCGCTCCCACGCCTGGCTGGGCACTCACTTCCTAGCCGTCGACAGGTCCATCTCCTCGTCCTCGCTGCTCTCAGACGTGGAAACCTGCTTCGTTGGCTCCTCCCCTCCCGCTGTCAGCGTGGCTGCCTGGGACAGAGACAGGCGCAGTCAGCAATCACCAGACACAGgagacagccccccaccccaaagtccacgctgcaggtgtgtgtgtgatggtggggaggggaaggcgtTTCTCCAAAGAGGCAGAATTGCAGATTAGACAAAGTCAGGACTCCAGGGTGCTATCCCCAGCTTGGCCTCAGGCAAGGGATGGGCTCATTCTGTGTCTCAGGTTCCTCATCCCACATTTAGCTTAAACAGATGGTTAAAAGGTGAGTTGAGCCTAGTCTATATGTATCGGGGGTGGTGGGGAACAGAACAATGGGTTCTTCTGTCAAGCAGAGAAAGGTCTATGGCAGCTGAAGCTAGGTGCAGTCCGATGGGAAATAAGATGTACATTGTGAATGGGGACAGTAACTGACCGCTAGCCTAATTTACCCAGAGTTGTgagggattctccatccctgacagTTGTTACATTTTCCAAGAGACCTGCTCTCGCAACGACTTGGGGGCAAGTCTCTGGCCTGTGCACGCCAGCTCAGAgtggatgatcacagtggtcccgtCTGGCCTTGGAAATCTATGAAACGCAGCCCAGGCTCCACTCCCCTGGCTCCTGAAGAGGCGGGTGTGGAGGTCGGAGGAGGTAGTGCCCCATTTATGGGCTCTGTGTCATTAGCCCTGGTATCCCAGCAAACTTCTTCCCGCCCACAaccagtgatccctgtaagctgagtgcttgggcatccgcccaggagagattcaggtgccgcccagctgattgacAGAGAACCCATAGCCAGCAACAtctatttctattggtggtgcacatccacacatgccttgagggcacataaatttattctacccatggatgaagaaaattatagggaacactgcccccaacccaccccacagCTTCAAATGGATACAACCTTCTTCCTACTGCTCCTAAACTGCAGTGCAGAGTTGCAGGGCAGGTGTCAGAGCAGCTGTGCACCTGACTCCAGACGAAGCAGCATTTCGGCTCTGGAAGCCTGATCCCTGTGCACAGGCTTCTGCCTTGTTTTACCCCAGAGGCACTTGCATGTCAGTTCCAAGAGTGCAAACCCTATACAGCAGCTTTATATGCTGTCCAGCTTCCATATTCcactccagaagtggctgcattttaacACTTGGTGTGCATTATCTGCACTGTCAGAGAGTTGACTTGTTTCACCCCAAAGGTGGCTGCATCCCAGCAGTGTCTGAAGCATGTGTGTAGTTTACAGAGCACAGTGGGAAGGTGCTATAGAAACACACAGTGTTACAGCTGACAGAGCACAAGCTCATCTGCTTTGAAGGGAACTCACAAACACTGACCCACGTGCCCTGTTACCTTCACAAAGCGGCCATACAACATGCTCCTGGTGCTCGGCACTTTGCACGGTTTCTTGTTGCTGATTGCGTCCTGCTCAGAGAGCTTTTTCATTTGGATGCCATTCTGAAGAGGGATTGGAACAGGTATTGTGTGATCAGCCATGCCCCACTACAGGCCACTACATGGTTTAATAATCATGTTCCTTATTGCACACGTATAGACTATGCGTCGTAGAATCACAGAAGCGtaggacgggaagggacctc from the Carettochelys insculpta isolate YL-2023 chromosome 30, ASM3395843v1, whole genome shotgun sequence genome contains:
- the NAXE gene encoding NAD(P)H-hydrate epimerase isoform X1, producing the protein MSGLRAVLGLGLLVSAGSRLAAGAGHCPLRRWSPAGLWGAGRGRSSGAMESPGRSGVKYLSQEEAQAIDQELFTEYKFSVDQLMELAGLSCATAIAKAYPPSSFTKSQPTVLIVCGPGNNGGDGLVCARHLKMFGYEPTVYYPKRPSKALFEGLTTQCQKMDIPFLSEFPLEAMLIDELYGLVVDAIFGFSFKGAVREPFGSILRTLEEVTIPIASIDIPSGWDVEKGNPDSIQPDMLISLTAPKKAAQHFTGRYHFLGGRFVPMALQKKYSLNLPPYPETDCVLQLP
- the GPATCH4 gene encoding G patch domain-containing protein 4 isoform X1; its protein translation is MSSSLQRKTRGMKFAEQQLQRHGWKQGKGLGKREDGISEAVKVKVKCDTAGVGHDPSEQFTFHWWDHLFNKSAANISVEAGQNGIQMKKLSEQDAISNKKPCKVPSTRSMLYGRFVKAATLTAGGEEPTKQVSTSESSEDEEMDLSTARKLTDEELVRACGGRTAHKGARHGLTMSAKLARLEEQERAFLAKYGQEQRGRTPEHQQEATLEASGLESSSPAERKTKKKKWKRSPWRAGCAEAQGSPDPAGEEKQAGKKRKKKKEGCESRLLDSREQQLMGAVEQPESGTARDGPGKRTKKKKARKRQVQ
- the GPATCH4 gene encoding G patch domain-containing protein 4 isoform X2 — encoded protein: MAGNKVGHDPSEQFTFHWWDHLFNKSAANISVEAGQNGIQMKKLSEQDAISNKKPCKVPSTRSMLYGRFVKAATLTAGGEEPTKQVSTSESSEDEEMDLSTARKLTDEELVRACGGRTAHKGARHGLTMSAKLARLEEQERAFLAKYGQEQRGRTPEHQQEATLEASGLESSSPAERKTKKKKWKRSPWRAGCAEAQGSPDPAGEEKQAGKKRKKKKEGCESRLLDSREQQLMGAVEQPESGTARDGPGKRTKKKKARKRQVQ